A single window of Candidatus Bathyarchaeota archaeon DNA harbors:
- a CDS encoding AbrB/MazE/SpoVT family DNA-binding domain-containing protein, whose product MVMKVRVGSIGTIVIPKEVRVKSGIREGDVLEVSVEEGTIILVKDRTWERLHGCAKGLTTVEDVERELDEDEGVWENRLEQ is encoded by the coding sequence ATGGTTATGAAAGTTAGGGTTGGTTCTATAGGAACGATAGTGATTCCAAAGGAGGTTAGGGTGAAGAGTGGCATAAGGGAGGGGGATGTTCTGGAGGTTTCTGTTGAAGAGGGGACTATTATTTTGGTGAAGGATAGGACCTGGGAGAGGCTTCATGGCTGTGCGAAGGGATTAACCACAGTCGAGGATGTTGAGAGGGAATTGGATGAGGATGAAGGGGTTTGGGAGAACCGCCTAGAGCAGTAG